AAGTTGgggactggcgtaaaatgacgtattaagcgagaaatcgttttaagcgtgatcgtcttaagcggATTCTACTGTACTAAATATCCGCGCTTGATTCGGTCCGATGTATAAGTTATAACCCTTCCGTCAAATGTCAACCACTTTTATGGTGAAGAGGACACTCCAAGGCGGCACAGGGAGCAAATAGTGTCATGGACTCCGCAAACCTGATTGGGCGTATGCTGTCCCGTGAGAACGAGTGGCATTTATACTGGTATATGGCATGCTCCGGAAAATAATGAAGACATTTAAGTACTAAGTGCAGGATTTGAATAAGCATACACGCCAGATTTGATTACCAGTCTCTAGCCAACGTTATTTTTTAAGAGGTACGTACGTAGTGTGTAAATATACGATTTAGTTCTCCTGATAGCAGCAGACGGAACACGGAAGACGGTCAGACGGAAGTCCACTAACCTGAAAAGGCGAACGGAAAAACATACCTGATCGTTGGCCGTGCAGTACCTAAATAGTAGACATCTATACCTTTACCTACCTATCTTTATACTAAACCTTCCCAGAAGTACACATAAGGTTGTGAGGTTGCTTGGATATCTGCAATTTATATCAGTATTTCAGAAATATTCGGCAGTACACAATTCTCTATATTTAGATACATTTTTAGGAATATAAGGACCGACGCAAACATGATGAAGAGCGATGACTTTGTTACATGaataattacgaaaattaaataaataacacacaTAGCTAGTCCGGTTTCCTCTATTTGGTCAACGCTACCAATGTGAAGTCTTCTTTGAAAAACACCGTTTCGTCCCACATTGTCAGATGAAAGTGAGCCCTtacaacacaaaaaatatatgatgtGTTCAATGAACCCTTAGGTATAAGGCTCTACGGTATCTTCCAATCACCTTTATCTCTATAAATAGTTCAAGTTTTcgcttaataaaacaaaatggtaTTTAAAACGTGCCTTTTATTTTTGCGTCAACATTAAAAATCTGATATCAGTCTTaatttataataggtactataaattataatgttacgTATGAGTTAGGCTTGTTATGTAGgcaaatactcgtatatgtttTGTATGATGGATTTATAAAATccagtatttttaattatgacataACATTTTGTGcaaattatttacatacatacttaataaCCAAAcaggtataaatataaaaatatataagagtCGCGTTATGTAAAAAGATCGCTGATGGGATAATACgtacatttattacaattactaCTTCGAGTACATTCTAACCAATGAATCTCGTTTATCTtaagtaagtataatattaaactacTTAGATTCATGATCCGCGCACACTGGGGATGGGACGACAAATGATTTTAAGTTTATCAATTGAATTTAAAACTTATCCAATCGcgttaaggtattttttttaatatatttttatgttcaaTGACAAAGATTCAAGGAAGCAATCACTTCTTATAAACTGTAACGCATTTAAAAGAGCTTTTGTTGAGTTTCTTTGGGACTATTCTCGGCAAAGTCTGCTTTGCAAACCAGTGCAGCCCTTACTTACAGTAAGTCATAGTAGTACATACTTCTGCGCTGACTTAAGGTACTGAaagacttgacttttcaaaagtgtcTGTACAAAAgcatcctacttgaaataaataaaagaatcgAGCTCAAAGAAACACAGTGCCGTTTTCTTAGTAACTTCGAAGAGCACGCTGGAGATTAATGTCCCGGGAGGCTGGAGAGATACGGTTTTTTTCTCGACCGCGGACTTGCTAGTAGAATGACTAAACATCGTTCCATGCTTGATAAGGTATCGTAATatctaaaacattttttttcaatgctcTTCTGACCTGTCCGCCAATGTGCGCCCATCCTAAACCATCACTtcattattatactcgtatgtaatcGAAACATTGCGCAGGCGACCCTGAAGCGTTCTTATTTTACTTGACAATAGTTTTTGTCTagctttttatgtatgtaacatAATATCTCATATTAATCAAACCATGCATAAAAGCtagttattagttttgaaaggttaatcaattattatatatCGATTGTTTGCAATAGTCTTGCTTATTTTATCACAGTGAATTTAGAAGTTGACTTCGATCTTGCTTAATTTTACAATGCAGCTCAAAACACTAGTAGCAGCATTAACATATAGGAATATAGcttatacctaatattaagGTCATCCCCTAACTGGTTTAGATCTACGGTAATTAGTCACGACCGAAGGAGGTAGGCCGGGCTATCTATTACgagatattatgtaaatattaggAACACGAATGTATAACAATAAAGATCGTCTACTCTAAAACTACACaccataaattttaaaatatatggaaatcATTTGTAATAGAATATTTGACCGTAAACTCGCCAGTGCACTTAGCGCGGTTCTGAAAGCGATCCGAATCCGTGAAAAGACGGATATAAAATGTTCGGACTAATCAGATGTTACTATCGAATTGTGATCGAAAACCTTAAACCTAGCTAGCTTAAAGCTagccaaaaaaaatctttggcgCCCCGCTATCGAAGCATCGAGCTGAGTGGATATGAGTGTCCGTTATGAATCCCAAGCAAATTGGAAGAGGGAATTCTGATCTAGTatgcaataaaaacaaatggGTCTATGACTGAATGTATTTTCAACGATGTGGATTGGACGCAGGGCCTAATCGccctttactttaatttaattataaaaaaaaattataaaaaagtcgaAAACACTAATAAACCACGGCGTTTTcatgataaaaacaaaaataaaatcgctTACCCTTCGTCAAAATTACTACTACACAGTTCGAGCCTATACGGAACCATACTACCACACCATATACGGAATAAGGAAAAAGATAATGCATTCATAAAGATATTAAGGGATTTTCTGGTTGAAAAGTGCTACTACGCGGTAAATGAGTACATgcatgataaataaaaataataaaaacgatcTCCCTTtcactcactcgacaactaAGGCTACGTCCAGACtgggcattatataataaaagtgtgactggtataatttttacattatttaatgtaaaatatatagtattgcttgaataaatgataataataatactttaattcGTGTCTATCAGGGAACGAGTGAGGACGACTATTTTTAAATCGGTACCTACATACTTTGCATGGTGGATAGGAGTTCATGTTTAACTTAGACGATCTTTATGTAATATCCTATACCACAAAAAAACAGTCAATTGCGGTTTGATTATATCAATGTCCAGTGACCAACAAGTATTAATTACAAACCTGGGTAAGCACCATCATATACGAATACGTTTGCTACTAGTAAGGATTGCCAAGATTAACATCAAAACATACAAAAGCGATCCAGTGAGGTATacctattcaaaattaaatattaaaagcaaTTAGGTATCTAAtatacagggtcactggaaaCGGTAATCCCTTTAAGGGGTGATAGTAGGGAACGTTAGCTATCAAATTAAATTGTGTTGTGTTATATGGGGCAAAAAAGGAACCGCTTTCGAAAATAAGAGGCTTTTCTCAGAGAgaacaattattgtattatttttttgtattattattatgtaataggtTAAAAAAATGACTACTAAAtacgtaacttttattttataatccactTTGAAGTAAAGTAACCCacttttcttgaaaaaaaagagaaaaagcatctttttttcgaaatcggtacaTTTTTGCCCAATATAACCTCATGCAATTTGATAGCTAGTGATCCCTACTATCACCCTTTAAAGGGATCGCTATACGtttccagtgaccctgtataTACTATGTGTAAATGCAAGAATACAAAGTAATTTTACTTTAGTAAAAACAAAGTGAACACAGGCCGATTTTATCGTACAAAAGTTCATAGCGAGTAATATAGATATGACTAGGAACTTAAACATAACCGTTCACAATACTTCATCAAATGTATACGTCCTGAGTGGCAACTGCGGCACATAAAACAAACACTCAATTAgaccttattcgcacgagaatttttttaacggacgtcaaaaactgtttaaatatagtatgaagtcaaaTGAAGGTTTATTTCCAAGGCCTAAATTGAAGATGCAACTGCTCAAAAAAGCGTAGTGTTTGAAAAACTATCGTGTGAacatacttgggaatgcatttgttgtatttgaacacttttttaacgtcagttaaaaaaaactctcgtgcgaatgagggcttagcaTTTTATAAGTGCGAGCGGGCGTACAGACGTTTCtgatgtcagccactgacgatcaagtaagctcacatgtctgcagcgttaacggcttgacagccgataaaactgatcgtgttggTCACGATCGGCGTGCTGTCATGCACATTGCAACGAAcagacgatcagttttatcggctgtgtTTATGTGAGCTGAcctacttgatcgtcagtggctgacatattGCATACACTGTCATACAGGACTTAAGCTAAGGGTGTCTGTAGACGAGTTGTTGCATCTATGCAGGTATTCATGACGCTTGGTCTGCGTTGAcctttattttttgctttattcAACCACAAATTAGCGATCGAATGCAATGTCATCTAATATTACGGTGAAGCATTGAAGGCATGAATATAACGCTAATTTCGtagttattatagttattattacatacaGTTTATTCGATCATATCGATCGAATCGATCACTAAGCGTAGTATCTACGCGGCATAGCTTAGTTTTGGCTGAGTTTGTAataggctcttctcggaccaaggtttcaaaagtgcttgtaaagtaagcctaattgaaatgaattttgaattttgatgaaaattcttttagaacTAGgaagaaagctacgttatttgtgagtgtcataggctatattaaatAGTATATTCTCACAAGGacaagaactacgcggatgaaaccgcggggcgtctgctatttaACAATACTATTGTGAAATTGTAGGCAGTTAGGCACTATACAGTTTGAATACTCGTCTACATTCACCCACACAttaaatactataattattaagtaacCAGCCTTGGAATTATAAATTCAATATCTTAAAGAAATATTCAACCTCTAGCAACCCGTCCTCCGCTAGATCGCTGCAGTGGACTGCGTTCTGCACTTTAGTTTTCCCGAGCTTGGCTCGCAATGTGTGCGGACGCAGTAACCTGGCGATTTCCTGGAAATTAATTTCAGGACTTAATTCTgctttataaattgtaaattctGTGGaaaagtcgtcgttatcaactcatattcggctcactgctgagctcgagtctccacgctggtccaaagcggtttggcagacttcacacgcagagaattaagaaaattctccggtatgcagatttcctcacgatgtttttccttcaccgtttgagacacgttatatttaatttcttaaaatgcacacaactgaaaagttcgaggtgcatgccccggaccggattcaaacccatgctctccggaatcggaggcagaggttatgtccactgggctatcacgctctCCTGTGTGGAAAAGATTTACCAAATATTGCAATGGAACGATAAAAGAGCAAGACACAAGCTTACAAGGCTTTACGTTTCAATCGCCTTGTTATTAAACTGTCTATTGCCGCATTAGGGTGTTTTTCCACTAGAGATGTGCTATGCAGCAATGCTTCGAAGATGTGAAATAtacgctacgaaaatatgtgacAGTTTCCACAAATACTAAGCTATGCATCTGTGCGAGGAAGATGCGCATTGCGCAGCTCGAGCTAAGAGTATGTATCGATAGTAGGGAAAATAGCTACCCACTCGCGACGGGCTAtaggatgcgtgctatggatgcgtgctatggataaCTACCCTTCCatataaaaacatatcttagttgAAATCGCaagttagatttgttttttatattgaaggatgcgtgctatggatgtcTGCTTCCACCATCACCAGTCCACCAGTGCCAAGCTATGTAcaccaatgaatatgattggtggatatcaaacgcatccacAGTAACGTAGCGTATCACATCTCTATCTCTATGCTATGTTGCACTGTCTACCCACACAGTGCTCTACTCtcgcaataggctagttgacacttttaaaaagtacaaaaaagtAGTAAAAGTAGTTTGAGACATGagtatatgaaaattttaatttttaaatattttttgacaatacgagccaaaacgctgtcggctaagatggtctatattttaactgtttcatgacgtcacgttaacaccAAACCTTATTTAACCAAActgagtgtttgacaaaattattagttagtaattagtttgacgtttaatcCTTTAATAACACTAGTaaaagtaacatcgtgacgtcccaaaatggacaacagcgtttttgatgttggaaaaatatattaaatacataatttttattaagttttctatgaaatccttaactttattCATCTATATCGAATgtcgatatattttggaccattattccatgtactaaagccacacgaaattaatattgtttatattgaatttgataACTCAAATATCCTATTAATCATGACGCCCCGTATTTATACTTTGACTCGCGGTTAAAAACCGAGTGTGTAGTAGGCCTGTATAGATACAACCAGTTGAAACTTAACAAAAGTTTAAAACTTACCGGATCTACGGGTCCAactaattttctaaattctacaGCAGTATTAAGGTTTTTGTCTTTGGCAACTAGTTCCATAGCCACGCACGGGCCACTGGCCAACTCTTCCACCATTCCCTGGAAAAAGACACAATCTTACAATCAATACAATCATAAgcatagaaataaatataaaataccagGAATCGACTGCGAAACTTCGCGTGAAAATCAGAGTAAACTTTCACTCCTTTTTTAAccctattttaaattttacagatAGTCTGTCATACATttctaaaaaacaattttaaaaattataatttttagaaaTCTTACTACTAATAGCAGgacagagttgggaagttagtggtgtttGGATATCATGTGAAGATGTTGTAGAACATGTGATAGTGATTATATCAAATACATGGTGACTCTGAAAACTTCAAATCCCCTCTCCTGCTTTGCCTACTCGTCCTTTCCTCTGCTATATTGATGTTGTTATTACTCTGtacttaaataagtatttaaatttagtagCATTATAATTACCTGATACTCTTGAACAATGCCTTTATACACCTCATAGAACTCAGCAGCGTTGATATTCTCTACAATAAACATATTCAACGCTGTCACGTGGAATCCACCCTCATCAATGGCTTCCAAGGCCGCCCCCAGCTTTCCCTCGCGCACAGCATGCGGCTTCACTATACAGAGCGTGCAGTTTGACAGGGTAGCGGTCAACCGGAGACGTACAGAAGATAATGGTGGTGGTGGGAACACATAGTCCAAGTCctataatgtttttttgtaatattattaaataaacagtcatcatcatcatcattatatcagctgTAACGTCAACTACAGGCCATAACTCTTTTGTAGGACTGCCAAATAtagatactgagccgcctgcatctagcgaatccctgcgactcgtataaagtcgtcagtccacctgatggagggtcgactaacactgcgctttctggtatGGGGTCgtcattctagcaccttggaacccgTCCATCAGCTAGTTTGCTAGTGACTTTTCCtcctcttcatttctgattcgatcacgcagagatacaccaagcatagcttgttccattgcccgctgtgtgactctgagcctttttttGAGGCCCATAGCTAGCGACAAGTCTCGAACCATAGATCATCAAGGGCAACACgaactgttcgaagacttttgtcttcggGAACTGCGAAGTTTCACGAATGCGGCCCAGTCGAGTTAGATTCGGCCATTCACcgctttctcgaaattggacctacctaactggaccataTGTCTTAGGTAGTATCTCAACAGTATCACAGACCATATTATATACTCATacacaaaattttattgaatatagtTGGCATTGTTTGAGATTAATACACACAATAattatacacacatacacaataattatacacacataaaaatattagcttAATAGTACCACCTACTTGTCTTTGGTCATGTCAATGTTAATAGTTTCATACCTCTACTGCAGCGTCAGTACTAGGGGAGACATGAGCACAATTTCTCACAGGGTCAGTCCCATACAATGCCCTAATGGTGCCTGGCTCTGCTTTCAATGGGTCTTTATGGCCAAGGATTTTTACACAAGCTGTTACAGACTCGCTACCCACAAGTTCCATACAGAAAACTTGCTGGCCAGTTAGATGATCTAGGAGAAacctgaaacaaaataaatataaactaaactgCAAAACTGAACATAGAGGGACCAAAGTTTTGCATTTGTTCATTTCAGCCTATTATgtactaaatttattattaatattttcagttaACGTCAGTATAAAATCTTGTACGTATTTAATAagtcttaactttaattttaagttttcgactttaattacaaCCATTACTTAAATCACAAtataactttttcatttcaaaagtgcttgcaaactaagcttaaagaaataaatgaaatttgaatttgaatttatatatGTGTACTAGTGAACCCCTGTGAATTTGTCTAaatggaattctgtttttcagaAATACCGCTAGAACCGTTTTATTGTGACATAGATATTTACTAAGAATAAGCATTTCTTTGAAATTTCTTCTTAAAGGGTAAAAGTCAGGTTCCACAAGAACAATTTTGCAAGTGATTGCTagtaaatatgacaataaaataaatatcaattactgttccacatgatgAAAAAATTGACGAcaaataacattgaaaatttaaaaaaaggacatTAACAACAATAAATCAATAAGAGAAAAATAATTAGACTTACGGAAATGTTGCATCTGACAATTGCTTGCGGTATATAAAGTTTATATCATCAACAGTCAAGGTTGTTTTCTTCATCTTAGTTATTTTCATATTCTTCTCATTAAGATGTGTGATGATTTTCCCTACTATATTGGTAGGCATTGGCTTGATCATTGCAAATGTTCTagaatagaaagaaaaatattattattttaatatgaatcAATATGTTCTGATGctttaaaagaaatttaaaagactgtattttagattaaaataaaatagttttttataagGAAACTTATAAAACATGGAAAAATATAGAAAGCCCTATAAAACAATTATcagataaaatgaaaaataatattcaacagAAAATTGCAAATAATGGTAGCCTATTGAAGCCTGACTTTTGCTTAGCTGTTAAATTGGTCTATACTAAATATAGCACAATTAGATTGAATCTTGGAATTGGAAATTGGACACTTTTCATTTCACTTATCTATAACAAAGATCTCTTGCTGGATTCTTAAAAACCAAAAGCCAAGTAGAAAAATGTACTGGAGACTAATATTATAGTCCTATTTACAATTCAGCTAGCAGATACTCCATCTGCATAATAGCTGTTCCTATAGGAGTATGggaattcattatcaacccatatttggtttactgctgagcttgagtctcctctcagaataaaaggggttaggccaatagttcaccacgctggctcaatgtggattggcagactttacacacacagagaattaagaaaattctcagatatgcaggtatcctatatatatataggaataaaatatagctattgtcatcagggataatgtaggatACAAAtgctgaaacaattttttaaaccgGTCCTAAGTACTTAGAGCTTTTTCAattgaaacaaacaaaacaacgaAAATAATCAGATCTTTCTTCTTTGATTTATAGATGAGTAACATGTCTTACACTTCCATGTCTTTATGTAATTTCTTTCTTGTATCTTCACAGGCGAAGTCAACTATTTTCACTAACCGCCCCAAAATAGGTAAAGTTGATCCAATGAAAAAACTGTCTATATTAACACCATTCACTTTAACTCTTCTTAGAAAAGTTTTTCGATTCTTCAAATCATACATTTCCACTGTATCGTCAGTAGGatagtagaaaatattaaaccgGCGAACGAGACTGGCCTGGTTATCGTACCATTCACCGATAAACGAAAATTTGTCCCTGTATGCACCTtcctataattataaaataaaacattaaggtAGTAAGTAGACGTATCAAACAGGGATTTTAtgttaatatgtttattttattaccattaTAAACAGCGTCTAAATATCCTAATAATCTGCGGAAACTGAATACTTCTAAGTTATTCTCTCGAAAGTTTTTATGAAGTTAACGAATAAATTATCGTAATTACGAACAACttgatttgaattttatagAATTAAGCTGTGTAACTGTGTTTCACAATCCCACtacaatttacataaaaattgaaATCTGTGCAATGAAGTGTGCATCTACAACAAGCGAAACAAGCAAGAAAAATTCAAAAGTTcaaacaacacaaacacaacaTATTTGACAGTTGTGAGTTGACATTTGACAACATCACAACACAAAGTTGATAGTTGACAAACTGACAAGCAAGGAACTACTTGAAGGAGCTGACAAGTGACACTGACAGACGAGACGACTCGTAGAGTCGTGGTGGGAATATCCTCTGTCTACGAGCAgagtaatagttttttttattaataattgttatgGTGACAATGAATAGTACGCCTACATTAACAAACTTTCAGAGGTTTCAATATACACAGTGCAGTGgaaatgtttaataaattatataatggtAGCAGGAAACGTCAGTGGAAGTCGCAGGACTCTTTAATCGATTTCAGAACTTAAAATTACTTATACCGATAGACCTCATCAGTGTTTTCTATCCACAGATCAATTATACTATATTCCATCAGGTATGATTGTAGTTGTAGGTTGTAGTCAAGCCTAGTATTTATCTTTGGCTGACTACTGaccatttacattaatttactaTGTGCCACTGACATTTGTCAACAGGATATTTTTTGGATATTAGGGGTTATTGGATGTTTTCGGGTATTGGATATTGTGGTAAATATAATATCGAAATGGTAaataatacttatctatactaatattatacagctgaagaatttatttgtgtgtttgtttgattgaacgcgctaatctcagaaactactagttcgatttgaaaaattctttcagtgttagatagcccatttatcgaggaaggctataggctatatattatccccgtatacggggaacaggaaccacgcgggtgaaaccgcgcggcgtcagctactttTTAGTAAATGCAAAGCTTCGACTAAGTAGTCAAAGATGCCTAATAGAATAGCTCTTAGGTACTTGCAATAGTAGTCGTTATTAGTGGAAaccaaataaatacataaataataaataattcgtaCTTTCCTATTAATTTTCTTCCATCGATCGTTGGTTTTACGATTATTTACAGGTTTAcgattattttgataaatatacttttcttTGTGAAATGTTTGACGAGGAAGCAGATGAAATAAAGGAATTGGTGTTGAATTTTTTCCCGTTTGATAATTCAGTGCAAATTATTGACGCTGCCAAAGGAAAGAACTTAGTTAAACGGGTTCAAGTACCTCCACTAAAACTGGAAATGCTACAAATCGGAAACATCGTAAATGTGTTTTCTAAACTATTATACATCAGAGATTGTGCGCCTGCAACTCGAAAAATTCTTTATCACAATGAGCAAaggtaaagaaattaaatatcccacCAAAGTATTTAGGTACATGTAAAGTAATACCAATGCGAGTAGATcttttaactgtttttttaacTGAATATAGACCATATAGagaatattttataggtatattatatgtatatgttacGGCTAATACCTGAAGTGCGGCTacgtataatttaaattttaaccggTTAGAACTAGGTGTAGCCGTTTACTCTTGGTTAAATCTAGGATAAGGCGATTGTTTGCGAGTAAAACTAGTTCTAACTGCAATCATTCTGGCTAGAAGTAGGAACATTCAACCGAACCCTGGTGGCTGATACTAGGTGTAACCAGctaggaaataaaataaaatagcttctTTTTCCTGATTATGTAAGAgccggcgtcaccgggggttttggTGGAGCGCAGGAACATCGCCTGATAGGGTTCGAAGGCAGAAGTAGAAAGAGTAagcggaacgactctctgagGGCGTTTCCTCTGAGACTGGAActtcggcttcggccgtgtaTCAATCCGAGCGTATAGAGTATCTACCTATACTTACTTGTATACTATAGGTAGGTGTACTcgtatacatttacatattagtaCATAGCTTATtgttatttcttcttcttcttttgaaTTCTTCAGCACTTTTGCACTGATAAAGCCCGTTCCGCCGAGCGCCCACGGTAAAATCATCACCTTTATAATGAGAAAGGGgttccgcatcgtacgtatgaagaatggaaaaataaataaagattttgcgATAAAATTATACGAGAATGTTGCTGCTAGTAACGTAATGCCGTAAGATATTTACCTACTTGTACTCGTAAATACTAGTCTCTGTTTCGGTAAAATGTGGTAAAATAgacttttcactactcttgctcaaaaacactgtcatattaccactccactgcggggctaaacaagcattttagcctctaggggctaaagtaattttgtttttttaattcttgtctgttacgagtactagccaagtactagcctactataaaacggaggaggttttattcgagaATAGAATCAATATAGGTCAGGCCccgattatttaaaaaataaataaaaaacttaaaattggaatgaaatgcagcgttcttgtctgtggaatgcgtttatttttttatttaattttttttgaattgcgaatagagcgagatttgaagacatgggacatcctttacggtgtaatacctttgcctttttctcatgtgaaaaaaataaaattgtataacaatctaTTATTTTCTAGAACATATTCGTTAGATATTCAATAACTATACTTGATTACTcaataatacttaatatttttgattgattattcaataatacagaatatatatttttcagaatgataataaattacgtTACATCTGGCGAAGTAATCGGATTAGAGTTAGTTGCGCCAAACGCAGTCACAAAGTGGCGCGAATGTTTGGGCACCACGGACCCAGTTACGGCAGCGCCTGGCACGCTGAGAAGACTTTATGGAGAAGATAAACTCAAAAACGTTGCCCATGGCTGTGTTACCCTCGAAGAGGCCGCTGTGGTTTGTCAGTCATCCTTACATACTTACGACATTATCTTCATAATCATCAGCTTGATTAAATATCACAttgctccaatgcgggttggtgagCTTACAAATGATAGTCAATGATAGTGAGGCATGGTGATGTGACACCACAATTTTTCCAAATCCAGACTGCTACTGCTATTGCTActgagaaagaaaaaaaaagaaaagatcaATACTTCGTGCCAGGCCCCAGGATATCATGATTCGAAGCCTAAACACTGCCATTAAGGCATTTTCCTTAGCTACGCCTATCATCTTTAGTTATTTCA
This DNA window, taken from Bicyclus anynana chromosome 1, ilBicAnyn1.1, whole genome shotgun sequence, encodes the following:
- the LOC112043035 gene encoding nucleoside diphosphate kinase 7 isoform X2, which produces MEGAYRDKFSFIGEWYDNQASLVRRFNIFYYPTDDTVEMYDLKNRKTFLRRVKVNGVNIDSFFIGSTLPILGRTFAMIKPMPTNIVGKIITHLNEKNMKITKMKKTTLTVDDINFIYRKQLSDATFPFLLDHLTGQQVFCMELVGSESVTACVKILGHKDPLKAEPGTIRALYGTDPVRNCAHVSPSTDAAVEDLDYVFPPPPLSSVRLRLTATLSNCTLCIVKPHAVREGKLGAALEAIDEGGFHVTALNMFIVENINAAEFYEVYKGIVQEYQGMVEELASGPCVAMELVAKDKNLNTAVEFRKLVGPVDPEIARLLRPHTLRAKLGKTKVQNAVHCSDLAEDGLLEVEYFFKILNL
- the LOC112043035 gene encoding nucleoside diphosphate kinase 7 isoform X1 translates to MEGAYRDKFSFIGEWYDNQASLVRRFNIFYYPTDDTVEMYDLKNRKTFLRRVKVNGVNIDSFFIGSTLPILGRLVKIVDFACEDTRKKLHKDMEVTFAMIKPMPTNIVGKIITHLNEKNMKITKMKKTTLTVDDINFIYRKQLSDATFPFLLDHLTGQQVFCMELVGSESVTACVKILGHKDPLKAEPGTIRALYGTDPVRNCAHVSPSTDAAVEDLDYVFPPPPLSSVRLRLTATLSNCTLCIVKPHAVREGKLGAALEAIDEGGFHVTALNMFIVENINAAEFYEVYKGIVQEYQGMVEELASGPCVAMELVAKDKNLNTAVEFRKLVGPVDPEIARLLRPHTLRAKLGKTKVQNAVHCSDLAEDGLLEVEYFFKILNL